The proteins below come from a single Holdemania massiliensis genomic window:
- a CDS encoding radical SAM/SPASM domain-containing protein has product MKYFSMLIKPASSACNLRCRYCFYCDVAKNREIPSYGIMDETTMNSLIDKTLGFFHEEVTITFAFQGGEPTVAGLDYFRRFIRRVNLKKKNFHHFQYALQTNATLLNDEWIAFLKQNRFLVGVSLDGYAAQHDAMRPDAEGQGTFSRIMENIEKMRRAKIDFNILTVLTRQLAKHPKELFDFYLLHHFDYIQIIPCLPPFEELNDAYSLTPQAFFHFYDEFFTLWLEELKQNHYISVTLFDNLIPLFAGVPPQQCGYLGFCSMQFVVESDGSVYPCDFYVLDQYKLGNLRDLSLDELMKARTLTQFLHEPHRTTPLCKTCRYARICHGQCRRLNVCYFDDQFCGYQAFIQKHEVMLSQLALTLRRQS; this is encoded by the coding sequence ATGAAATACTTTTCGATGTTGATCAAACCGGCTTCGAGTGCCTGCAATCTGCGCTGTCGTTATTGTTTTTACTGCGACGTCGCCAAAAACCGGGAAATTCCTTCCTATGGAATCATGGATGAAACGACCATGAATTCACTCATCGACAAGACGCTGGGCTTCTTCCATGAGGAAGTCACGATCACCTTTGCCTTTCAGGGGGGAGAGCCTACGGTGGCGGGATTGGATTATTTTCGCCGCTTTATCCGCCGGGTCAATCTTAAAAAGAAGAATTTTCATCATTTTCAATATGCCTTACAGACCAATGCTACGTTGCTGAATGATGAATGGATTGCCTTTCTGAAACAGAATCGTTTTCTGGTTGGGGTTTCGTTAGATGGCTATGCTGCGCAACATGACGCGATGCGGCCGGACGCCGAAGGTCAGGGAACCTTTTCACGGATTATGGAGAACATTGAAAAAATGCGCCGGGCCAAAATAGACTTCAACATTCTGACCGTGTTGACCCGCCAGCTGGCAAAGCATCCCAAGGAACTGTTTGATTTCTATCTGCTTCATCATTTTGATTATATCCAGATCATTCCGTGCCTGCCGCCGTTTGAAGAACTCAATGACGCCTATTCGCTGACGCCGCAGGCCTTCTTTCATTTCTATGATGAATTTTTTACGTTATGGCTGGAAGAACTGAAACAGAATCACTATATCAGTGTGACGCTGTTTGATAATCTGATTCCGTTATTCGCCGGTGTTCCGCCGCAGCAGTGCGGTTATCTCGGCTTCTGCAGCATGCAGTTCGTGGTCGAAAGCGACGGCAGCGTCTATCCCTGCGACTTCTATGTCTTAGATCAATACAAGCTGGGCAATCTGCGTGATTTATCGCTGGATGAGCTGATGAAGGCCAGAACACTGACACAGTTTTTACATGAACCGCATCGGACGACGCCGTTATGCAAAACCTGCCGCTATGCGCGAATTTGCCATGGGCAGTGCCGTCGGCTGAACGTTTGTTACTTTGATGATCAGTTCTGCGGCTATCAGGCGTTTATACAAAAACATGAAGTAATGCTTTCCCAACTGGCACTGACCCTGCGCAGACAATCCTGA
- a CDS encoding BglG family transcription antiterminator, whose amino-acid sequence MDSVKEKIILQLQKQSEPLSSTALAELLHVSSRTIKNHIKGINQEQANLIQATTKGYILNRQIPLPQRKEMPAQSYEERFSYITHLFFVDHASSLNLYDLCDELYLSYSSMKQLISKVNQQYAAYHLSLKCKNDTIFLVGTERNKRRFLTQTLYKEAAGHIVDTALLKAHFPEIDVAYLQAKMHDIFLKYNCYINDFGYTNLLLHITVILDRMLNGNAFSETDGSQESCHPICEELTAIFSAHFGVKFNAMERQNMNELIVANINFMQRKDDETLKSIVGPQIFKMTHEVIDEINRRYHLQLNKETLLVPLSLHFKNLFYRSKQKTSLKNPLLETIQSSCPLLYDCAICITDYLDEHFDIQISPDETAYLAMHIGADLERQQKDIKKLKCALLCPDYQQNQSQIYNCLLIHFDSDILIPTVVSFEEELTDKSYELLFTTVPVHQNHGFTVMLPPMISAMNLKDIYAQIQTVLERKKMQILTQYYPQFFSSSLFYLDKSADSQRDSILKILCRKLYNEHFVSARFFDEVLKRELAASTAFGQIAIPHSMKMDCEKTGLAIAISPNGIQWGSQRVHIVLLIAINEKDSHLFKELYEALILLFSDSSILNVLRQCKTFEEFTSVIFSFTL is encoded by the coding sequence ATGGACTCCGTTAAAGAAAAAATAATCCTGCAGCTGCAAAAGCAGTCAGAGCCCCTGAGCTCGACCGCACTGGCTGAACTGCTTCATGTCAGCAGCCGCACGATCAAAAACCATATCAAAGGGATCAATCAGGAACAAGCCAACTTAATTCAGGCAACAACGAAAGGCTACATCTTAAATAGACAGATTCCTTTGCCGCAGCGCAAGGAAATGCCCGCTCAGTCGTATGAAGAACGTTTTTCCTACATCACGCATCTGTTTTTTGTCGATCATGCGTCATCTCTGAATCTGTATGACCTCTGTGATGAGCTGTATCTGAGTTATTCCTCCATGAAGCAGCTGATCTCCAAAGTGAATCAGCAGTATGCCGCCTATCATCTGTCGTTGAAATGCAAAAACGATACCATTTTTCTTGTTGGGACTGAGCGCAACAAACGTCGATTCCTAACGCAGACCTTATATAAAGAAGCAGCCGGCCACATTGTTGACACAGCTTTGCTGAAAGCTCATTTTCCTGAGATTGACGTAGCTTATCTGCAGGCAAAAATGCACGATATTTTCTTAAAGTATAATTGTTATATCAATGATTTCGGCTACACCAATCTGCTTCTTCACATCACCGTCATCCTCGATCGTATGCTTAACGGCAATGCTTTCAGCGAAACCGACGGCAGCCAGGAATCCTGCCATCCGATCTGTGAGGAACTGACTGCGATCTTCTCAGCTCATTTTGGGGTGAAGTTCAATGCTATGGAACGCCAGAATATGAATGAGCTGATCGTTGCCAACATCAATTTCATGCAGCGCAAAGATGATGAAACACTGAAATCTATTGTCGGTCCGCAGATTTTCAAAATGACGCATGAAGTGATCGACGAGATCAACCGTCGTTATCATCTGCAGCTGAATAAGGAAACCTTACTCGTTCCGCTGTCTTTGCACTTTAAGAATTTATTTTATCGTTCAAAACAGAAAACCAGTCTGAAAAATCCCCTGCTGGAAACCATTCAGTCTTCCTGTCCGCTGCTTTATGACTGCGCGATCTGCATCACGGATTATCTGGATGAACATTTTGATATCCAGATCAGTCCGGATGAAACTGCCTACCTGGCGATGCATATCGGCGCTGATCTGGAGCGGCAGCAGAAAGACATCAAAAAGCTGAAATGCGCGCTGCTGTGTCCGGACTATCAGCAGAATCAGTCGCAGATTTACAACTGCCTGTTAATCCACTTTGATTCCGACATCCTGATCCCAACCGTCGTTTCCTTCGAAGAAGAATTAACCGACAAAAGCTATGAGCTTTTATTTACAACCGTGCCTGTGCATCAGAACCACGGCTTTACCGTGATGCTTCCGCCGATGATCAGCGCGATGAATCTCAAAGACATCTACGCTCAGATCCAGACCGTTCTGGAACGGAAAAAGATGCAGATTCTGACGCAGTATTATCCGCAGTTTTTTTCATCCTCACTGTTCTATCTGGATAAATCCGCCGACTCCCAACGCGACAGCATTCTGAAAATTCTGTGCCGCAAGCTTTATAATGAACACTTTGTTTCCGCCCGCTTTTTTGATGAAGTTCTCAAACGGGAGCTGGCTGCATCCACTGCTTTTGGACAGATTGCCATTCCGCACTCAATGAAAATGGACTGTGAGAAAACCGGACTGGCAATTGCGATTTCCCCTAACGGCATCCAATGGGGAAGCCAGCGGGTACACATTGTCTTGTTAATCGCGATTAACGAAAAAGACTCGCATTTGTTTAAAGAATTATATGAGGCCTTAATCTTGCTTTTCTCGGATTCTTCAATCCTGAATGTCCTGCGGCAATGCAAAACGTTTGAGGAATTTACCAGTGTCATTTTCAGTTTTACCCTATAA
- a CDS encoding PTS sugar transporter subunit IIB has translation MDKIRILLCCGAGMSSGFLAQQMRIAAKKMNVVVKIEAKNKNSVQDDVNAIDLLLLGPHLEYVKAEMMQLCEPYHVPVIVIPKEMYASLDGKGLMELSMKAIEKNKGEYNHG, from the coding sequence ATGGATAAAATCAGAATTCTGCTGTGCTGCGGGGCAGGGATGTCAAGTGGATTCCTTGCTCAGCAAATGCGGATTGCCGCTAAGAAAATGAATGTTGTCGTCAAGATTGAAGCTAAAAACAAAAACAGTGTTCAGGACGATGTCAATGCGATCGACCTGCTTCTGTTAGGCCCGCATCTGGAATATGTGAAAGCGGAGATGATGCAGCTGTGCGAGCCGTATCATGTACCGGTCATTGTCATCCCGAAAGAAATGTACGCGAGTCTGGATGGGAAAGGCTTAATGGAGTTAAGCATGAAAGCAATTGAAAAGAATAAGGGAGAATATAATCATGGATAA
- a CDS encoding PTS sugar transporter subunit IIC, whose product MDKLIQWLGSDFAPKVAKFMDKKIIKALSSALMANVPILLLGSLISIYNLIAGYLPFLPDLSPVYTFSFGIMSLTLVFLVGYHGAKEYGFGEYGVSTGLISLMMFMMIIRPSIENFQFQVAFGRFGGTGMIPAFFAGIVTIVISNLYFKLHWFEDSEAIPDFLVRWLNQVIPGIVVLVLTTTLIYGLNLDLFALITQLFSPLIAIGQTFPGFLLCIFIPAFFYSFGVNSWFMNPITTPIALAGITANAEAFANGLAPTNIYTSNITFSVIFIGGMGVTLALNVMMCRSKSKRLKRFGQVALVPSLFNINEPLVYGAPIALNPILMLPMWINSLVIPTIVWFVLKAGWVTIPHAVMNVNQLPMPICSFLATHGDFRVILLEVVLFAVSWVIWYPFFKAHEMKVLKEEEEA is encoded by the coding sequence ATGGATAAGCTGATTCAATGGCTGGGCAGCGATTTTGCCCCGAAAGTCGCCAAGTTTATGGATAAAAAAATCATCAAAGCTCTCTCCAGCGCCTTAATGGCGAACGTACCGATTTTATTGTTAGGTTCATTGATCTCAATCTACAACCTGATTGCCGGATATCTGCCGTTTTTGCCGGATCTGTCACCGGTATATACATTCAGCTTCGGCATCATGTCGCTGACATTGGTCTTCTTAGTCGGCTATCATGGCGCTAAAGAATATGGATTTGGCGAGTATGGAGTGTCGACGGGATTGATCTCACTGATGATGTTTATGATGATCATCCGTCCGTCGATTGAAAATTTCCAATTTCAGGTTGCCTTTGGCCGTTTCGGCGGAACGGGCATGATTCCAGCCTTCTTTGCGGGCATTGTCACCATCGTCATCAGTAACCTATACTTCAAGCTGCATTGGTTTGAGGACTCCGAAGCGATTCCGGATTTCTTAGTCCGCTGGCTGAATCAGGTCATTCCCGGAATCGTTGTGCTGGTTTTAACGACCACCTTGATCTATGGCTTAAATTTAGATCTGTTTGCGCTGATCACACAGCTGTTCAGTCCGCTGATTGCAATTGGTCAGACTTTCCCAGGTTTCCTGCTGTGTATTTTCATTCCGGCATTCTTCTATTCCTTCGGTGTCAACAGCTGGTTTATGAATCCGATTACAACACCGATTGCGCTGGCCGGCATCACAGCCAATGCCGAAGCTTTTGCCAACGGTCTGGCACCGACCAACATTTACACCTCGAATATTACTTTCAGCGTTATCTTTATCGGCGGCATGGGCGTGACCTTAGCCTTGAATGTCATGATGTGCCGTTCCAAAAGCAAACGGCTGAAACGATTTGGTCAGGTTGCGTTAGTACCGTCCTTATTCAATATCAATGAACCACTGGTCTATGGCGCACCGATCGCTCTAAATCCGATTCTGATGCTGCCGATGTGGATCAATTCCCTGGTTATTCCTACGATTGTCTGGTTTGTCCTGAAGGCCGGCTGGGTTACCATTCCGCATGCGGTCATGAATGTCAATCAGCTGCCGATGCCGATCTGTTCATTTTTGGCAACGCATGGCGATTTCCGCGTCATTCTCCTGGAGGTTGTCCTGTTTGCGGTATCCTGGGTTATTTGGTATCCTTTCTTTAAAGCCCATGAAATGAAAGTATTAAAAGAAGAGGAAGAAGCATGA
- a CDS encoding PTS lactose/cellobiose transporter subunit IIA — protein MSEQNTQSTLISAAMEIILHAGDARNHAKLARQAMREMNFTQAGQYLEEAKKEIAEAHRAQTEIIQNEARGIQYDYSMLFNHAQDTLMTINSEIELTADLILTFEVVMQKLTEKEG, from the coding sequence ATGAGTGAACAAAACACACAATCGACACTGATCAGTGCAGCTATGGAGATCATCCTGCATGCCGGCGATGCCCGCAATCATGCCAAACTGGCACGGCAGGCCATGCGGGAAATGAATTTTACTCAAGCGGGTCAGTATCTGGAGGAAGCAAAGAAAGAAATTGCGGAAGCCCATCGGGCGCAGACCGAGATCATTCAGAATGAGGCCCGGGGAATCCAATATGATTACAGCATGTTGTTTAATCACGCCCAGGATACGCTGATGACGATCAACAGCGAGATTGAGCTGACTGCCGATCTGATCTTAACCTTCGAAGTCGTCATGCAGAAGCTGACGGAAAAGGAGGGCTGA
- a CDS encoding glycoside hydrolase family 1 protein, whose amino-acid sequence MAKFPQTFLWGGASAAVQMEGGWQEGGKGINVADIQICRTHDAQGGNVNYTRQSLKERIEDVLSDHPVHYYPKHEAVDFYHRYPEYIQLMQEAGFKAFRLSISWARIYPNGDEAQPNEAGIAYYRKVFEALREAGITPIVTLSHYDMPLAVVQHHHGWYGRETIDLYVRYARTCFERFHDLVPYWIAVNQINLIFGESFSSLGMIMDEYEDFTAAKYQAVHHEFVANALLVKAAKAIDPKIQVGVMLADQMTYPLNSDPRAAQQALQANRMKDYFYSDVQLRGEYPGYAKRYFKEHGITIQMEPDDAKWIRENTMDFLAVAYYYSHCVDASGKKVANPLTPATQWGWTIDPAGLYTAMSSYWDRYHVPMMIAENGIGVEETLDSDGQVHDDYRIAYHREHIQEMQKLLADEVELFAYTLWSPFDIVSGNSCEMEKRYGLIFVDVDNNGQGSRRLVKKDSYAWYKHVIETDGEEL is encoded by the coding sequence ATGGCGAAGTTTCCGCAAACATTTCTGTGGGGTGGGGCCAGCGCTGCTGTTCAGATGGAAGGCGGCTGGCAGGAAGGCGGCAAGGGGATCAATGTTGCCGACATTCAAATCTGCCGGACTCACGATGCCCAGGGCGGCAATGTCAATTATACGCGGCAGTCTTTGAAAGAGCGGATCGAGGATGTATTATCGGATCATCCGGTACATTACTATCCTAAGCATGAAGCTGTGGATTTCTATCATCGCTATCCGGAATACATCCAATTGATGCAGGAAGCTGGCTTCAAAGCCTTTCGTCTCAGTATCAGCTGGGCGCGAATTTATCCCAACGGAGATGAAGCACAGCCGAATGAAGCCGGAATCGCTTATTACCGCAAGGTGTTTGAGGCGCTGCGGGAAGCTGGAATAACGCCGATCGTCACGCTATCTCATTATGATATGCCGCTGGCGGTTGTGCAGCATCACCATGGCTGGTATGGTCGGGAAACGATTGATCTGTATGTTCGTTATGCCCGAACGTGCTTTGAACGCTTCCACGATTTAGTGCCTTACTGGATCGCGGTCAATCAGATCAATTTAATCTTTGGGGAATCTTTCAGTTCCTTAGGCATGATCATGGATGAATATGAAGATTTTACAGCGGCCAAATATCAGGCTGTCCATCATGAATTTGTCGCCAATGCACTGTTAGTAAAAGCGGCTAAGGCCATTGATCCGAAAATTCAGGTCGGCGTCATGCTTGCGGATCAGATGACCTATCCGCTTAACAGCGACCCGCGGGCAGCCCAGCAGGCGCTGCAGGCGAATCGGATGAAGGATTATTTCTATTCCGATGTGCAGCTGCGCGGGGAATATCCAGGCTATGCCAAGCGGTATTTTAAAGAACACGGGATCACAATTCAGATGGAACCCGACGATGCGAAATGGATTCGCGAAAATACGATGGATTTTCTGGCTGTTGCTTATTATTATTCGCATTGTGTCGATGCTTCCGGCAAAAAAGTGGCCAATCCGCTGACCCCGGCAACACAATGGGGCTGGACGATTGATCCGGCAGGGCTGTATACTGCGATGAGCTCATATTGGGATCGTTATCATGTTCCGATGATGATTGCGGAAAACGGCATCGGAGTTGAAGAAACGTTGGACAGTGACGGTCAGGTTCATGATGACTATCGCATTGCCTATCATCGGGAACATATCCAGGAGATGCAGAAATTACTTGCGGACGAGGTGGAGCTGTTTGCTTATACGCTGTGGTCGCCGTTTGATATTGTCAGCGGCAACAGCTGCGAAATGGAGAAACGGTATGGACTAATTTTTGTCGATGTCGACAATAACGGCCAGGGCAGCCGCAGACTGGTCAAAAAAGACAGCTATGCATGGTATAAGCATGTCATCGAAACAGACGGTGAAGAATTATGA
- a CDS encoding histidine phosphatase family protein, producing MKSVKKLIMVICLILSCTACAQPEGPSSSSDVQPVMLYFVRHGKTMFNTTGQIQGWSDTPLTEAGETQADATGRGLKDISFIAAYTSDLGRARATAQRILAQNEQPVPQLIELTGLREWGYGGYEGRPGNEMWDPIFEAHGLTFDESFSQYKELKNLIGEAGIADAIAANDPTQTAETYDQILTRAQQAMDQIVAEAQAAGGGSVLIVSSGGVIPTILKMLMPDQFQGGSLANCSVTIVEVQDGQYTLGVVGDTSYTEKGTVKQ from the coding sequence ATGAAATCGGTTAAAAAACTGATAATGGTGATCTGTTTGATTCTGTCCTGCACCGCCTGTGCCCAGCCGGAAGGGCCTTCATCTTCCTCTGATGTTCAGCCGGTTATGCTTTATTTTGTCCGCCATGGGAAAACCATGTTCAACACAACCGGACAGATTCAGGGATGGTCAGATACGCCACTAACGGAGGCCGGGGAAACCCAGGCAGATGCGACAGGGCGAGGCTTAAAGGATATCTCATTTATCGCGGCTTATACGTCTGATTTAGGCCGTGCCCGCGCTACGGCGCAGCGAATCCTGGCACAGAATGAACAGCCGGTTCCGCAGCTGATTGAACTGACCGGTTTGCGGGAATGGGGTTATGGCGGATATGAGGGGCGTCCAGGCAATGAAATGTGGGATCCTATTTTTGAGGCTCATGGATTGACATTTGATGAGTCGTTCTCACAATACAAAGAGTTAAAGAACTTGATCGGCGAAGCAGGGATTGCGGATGCCATTGCCGCGAATGATCCGACTCAGACCGCGGAAACGTATGATCAGATTTTAACCCGCGCTCAGCAGGCGATGGATCAGATTGTCGCAGAAGCCCAGGCAGCTGGCGGCGGTTCTGTCCTGATTGTTTCCAGCGGCGGTGTTATTCCGACAATTTTAAAAATGTTGATGCCGGATCAATTCCAGGGCGGCAGTTTGGCAAACTGTTCAGTAACTATCGTTGAGGTGCAGGATGGTCAATATACGCTGGGTGTTGTCGGAGATACAAGCTATACCGAAAAAGGAACAGTAAAGCAATGA
- a CDS encoding alpha/beta hydrolase family protein: MQKLSFITAAVMLSLSLCACAASPASSAPTPSPDLQSDVSMKVTSEHIEIDSARQTKIQAVLTQPASMPEAGYPLVVFAHGFQGSKDESGAFTAVAEGLAQQGIASIRMDFPGCGDSPEDFMAYTLKNMQDDVDSVFAYARSAMKIDESRIGMLGYSMGGRVASLYLSEENINTAVLWAPAAADGLKSLASMGDEETIRRLIEESKDSGVAVIQIWNQDVEVAHDFLSQSAEAMPMTNLSAYTGSLMVVTGGQDNTVTTAITDPIFEAAVNTQITTHLDVPRGTHSLGAGDFGNDPQVQNAVVEATVHFFADQMQ; the protein is encoded by the coding sequence ATGCAAAAGTTAAGTTTTATAACAGCGGCTGTGATGCTGAGCCTGTCGCTCTGTGCTTGTGCTGCATCCCCTGCCTCATCGGCGCCGACCCCTTCTCCGGATCTTCAATCCGATGTTTCGATGAAGGTGACGAGTGAACACATTGAAATTGATTCTGCCCGTCAGACCAAGATTCAGGCGGTTCTGACCCAGCCGGCTTCAATGCCGGAAGCCGGTTATCCGCTCGTTGTCTTTGCGCATGGTTTTCAGGGAAGCAAGGATGAGAGCGGCGCATTTACCGCGGTAGCTGAAGGTCTGGCACAGCAGGGAATCGCCAGCATCCGAATGGATTTTCCAGGCTGCGGCGACAGTCCGGAAGACTTCATGGCGTACACCTTAAAGAATATGCAGGATGATGTCGACAGCGTCTTCGCTTATGCCCGCTCGGCGATGAAGATTGATGAAAGCCGTATCGGCATGTTGGGCTACAGCATGGGCGGACGGGTTGCTTCCTTATATCTGAGTGAGGAAAATATCAATACTGCAGTGCTGTGGGCACCGGCAGCGGCTGATGGATTAAAGTCTTTAGCCAGTATGGGCGATGAAGAAACGATTCGCAGACTGATTGAAGAGTCCAAAGACAGCGGCGTGGCAGTCATTCAGATATGGAATCAGGATGTGGAAGTCGCTCATGATTTCCTTTCTCAATCCGCGGAAGCGATGCCAATGACCAATCTGAGTGCTTATACGGGCAGTTTAATGGTGGTGACTGGCGGCCAAGACAATACTGTAACCACCGCTATCACAGACCCGATCTTTGAAGCTGCGGTCAATACCCAAATCACGACTCATCTGGATGTGCCGCGCGGTACGCATTCCCTGGGCGCAGGAGATTTCGGCAATGATCCGCAGGTTCAGAATGCGGTTGTTGAAGCTACCGTTCACTTCTTTGCGGATCAGATGCAGTAA
- a CDS encoding TetR/AcrR family transcriptional regulator yields MNEHNAQLKKSRMTRYFIEAVISLTDTLSVDAITLRQVADAAGYNSATLYNYFQNMNQLIAFTLIDRMSRIWVEASQLQTKCDSSLYHYLSQWLAQCRESFQHPRLFLYFFQMEDKTRIYQCIPDYFAVFPEIQEQLNPKLSAQIQETDFIKKNQNILLPCVEDGYFRAEDVDSLIAAADILFGGILLQILRHRNDPQTPIHYTQIFFRFLHSFTDTYQQKNSPESEQFYEQVEHWDTTLIK; encoded by the coding sequence ATGAATGAACATAATGCTCAATTAAAAAAATCCCGAATGACCCGCTACTTTATCGAGGCTGTAATCTCGCTTACCGATACTCTGTCCGTTGATGCGATCACGCTGAGGCAGGTTGCGGATGCAGCCGGCTATAACAGTGCAACGCTTTATAACTATTTTCAGAATATGAATCAGCTGATCGCATTCACCTTGATAGATCGGATGAGCCGGATCTGGGTTGAAGCTTCCCAGCTGCAGACGAAATGCGACAGTTCGCTTTATCACTATCTTAGTCAATGGCTGGCACAATGCCGTGAGTCATTTCAGCATCCGCGTCTGTTCCTGTATTTTTTTCAGATGGAAGACAAAACCAGGATTTATCAGTGCATTCCGGATTACTTTGCGGTTTTTCCTGAAATTCAGGAACAGCTCAATCCTAAACTTTCCGCTCAGATACAGGAAACCGATTTTATAAAAAAGAATCAGAATATTCTGCTTCCCTGTGTTGAAGATGGTTATTTCCGAGCTGAAGATGTAGACAGCCTGATTGCGGCAGCCGATATCCTTTTCGGCGGCATTCTTCTTCAAATTCTGCGGCATCGCAATGACCCGCAAACCCCAATTCATTACACTCAGATTTTCTTCCGTTTCCTGCATTCCTTTACTGACACTTATCAACAGAAGAACAGCCCGGAAAGTGAACAATTTTATGAGCAAGTAGAACATTGGGATACGACGCTGATTAAATAA
- a CDS encoding 4Fe-4S binding protein has product MKKEISRRNFIKGTAALTAGAALMGLAGCAQEEAQTTPEAPKSKHVKVAVFSPTEGTKNAAAMLAAKFSDDVEFADLTNAASRTEEVTFTAEDLAIVAAPSYGGQIPMIEGLFTNLKGDNTPCVVVCAFGNRAAENVYANIANIVSAQGFVVVGAIGLVTPHVFSSNAKAGHSRPNVEDNQIMAEFAKKVMDKLNSGTIEAMKLEGSAEVDFAKEISVAPKEFKVENCVKCGACATNCSTGAIDPQTLEIDESKCINCMRCSFVCEFNARSYDTAVKREFIEGKLSTKKPVEYFV; this is encoded by the coding sequence ATGAAGAAGGAAATATCACGTCGAAATTTCATTAAAGGAACTGCCGCTTTAACCGCTGGAGCAGCTCTAATGGGACTGGCAGGATGCGCTCAGGAAGAGGCGCAAACAACCCCGGAAGCACCAAAATCGAAACATGTAAAGGTTGCGGTTTTTTCACCAACGGAAGGAACGAAGAATGCGGCTGCGATGTTGGCTGCGAAGTTCTCAGATGATGTTGAGTTCGCTGACCTGACCAACGCTGCATCCCGAACTGAGGAAGTCACGTTTACCGCAGAGGATCTGGCGATTGTAGCCGCGCCGTCCTATGGCGGACAGATTCCGATGATCGAAGGTCTGTTTACTAATTTAAAAGGGGATAATACACCTTGCGTGGTCGTTTGTGCTTTTGGCAACCGAGCCGCGGAAAACGTCTATGCCAACATTGCCAACATTGTGTCGGCTCAGGGATTTGTGGTTGTCGGAGCGATCGGCCTGGTTACGCCGCATGTCTTCTCCAGCAACGCCAAAGCAGGCCACAGCCGGCCCAATGTTGAGGACAATCAGATCATGGCGGAATTTGCGAAGAAAGTCATGGATAAGCTGAACAGCGGTACGATTGAGGCGATGAAGCTGGAAGGCTCCGCGGAAGTTGATTTCGCTAAGGAAATCTCCGTAGCGCCGAAAGAATTCAAAGTGGAAAACTGCGTAAAGTGCGGAGCATGTGCTACGAATTGTTCTACAGGAGCGATTGATCCGCAGACTTTAGAAATTGATGAATCAAAATGTATCAACTGCATGCGCTGTTCCTTCGTCTGTGAATTCAATGCCCGTTCTTATGACACGGCTGTAAAACGTGAATTCATCGAAGGAAAACTGTCAACAAAGAAACCTGTTGAATATTTTGTTTAA